GcaagaaaatgaaaatggatcagaaaataaagatattaaaatagaGGTTAAACAAGAGAAGATCAAGCCTCCTCCTGAAAAGAAACCAAGGCttcattgaaatagaaaatattatccGATGAATTTGACCAGAGCCAAACTTCATTGTCTCTACGAGAGAATCAGATAGAAATATATAGCTAAATAGTAACTTGAAAGGCAAAGATGAGTTATTTGGTACAAAACCCAAATAATTTGAAACCCCTACGAAAATCTAACTAACCCTATCCAGGTGTATGAAATCCATAGATACTTCAAATGATTAATCTACTACACATGTAGATTTCAAACTTTTGTAAAAAAAGGGTAATGGAAGGATCAGGCAGTAACTcctattaaaaaatactttttttttaatacttcatGTTAGAATTCGAGAAACTATTGGTCGTCAAAGTGTAATAGAGTCCATACTTCACTTAtagaattttctatataaaaaaaatgctctacaattttacattttttatataaatttcaaatacatttgaaattctttgatAAAACTTATCAATGTGTCTTCCCATTCTCTAGCAAATTGCAGTCAAGTTTAAATTTCTAGGATCTGTGATTTTATTCTACGACAATTTCTATAGGTCGCTACTTCATATAGGGCTCAAAAGACCCGTcagtaataattaataattatactGTCAATATTGATCTAGAGGTAATAAACAGTGTCTTTATACACTCTCAATATGGCTAATGTTTTAACaaactattataattttatatacaaggtgtttctaAATCCATGCGACCAAATTGCTTGTAATTAATAATGATGAGTCTttcatataacaaaatttcctcaaccCACCCCTTTCTGAGATATTACCCTTataaggtggtgactaaaattaggtttttttttctaaatgtgtACAGCAATCCATGACACATAGGCtacgtttatatatttttggggGAGgtaattatttccaatatttattatgatttttattacattttatatctTTACCATTATCCactcaaattattaaaaaaattatcatttatagtGTATATTTTTGTCCTTGCAGTTATTGCTTTCgggaaaatattgagaataattatttttaaatataacaaggATTTGaaggtataattttatttcataaaaattcatcttgtaaaaaacttttggtatgaaataaagtaagggCTGCTAATTTCACCTCCGTATaatgtatattgaaaatatacctgTGGTTAGTCCTTTGCaagtatacaaaaatttcaagtttctaactactcaaattttataaaaaattcaattttagtcaccacctttcaAGGGATGGGCTggggaaattttgttatatgaaagactcatcttaatttcataccaGTAATCACTTTCGGagttttgtcgcatgaatttagaaacaaccTGTAGATCATGAAACCTgtgttatataattattatctattattgtactttattataaataaattattttatgagtATGGTAGAGCAAATTTTTATAGTCCAATTTCCAACACTCTCACAATGACACTTATCAGTGTAAAATCTTGGGTTTATAAGTCTTAGGTAGATCAACCTTCACTCCATCTCCATTTTGCCCAAATGATTTTCCTCCCAGTAACTATTTCTCTAAGttagaatttttggaaccattggtgatattcatactgaatacactgtttacactaccactacatcaacgcACCCtaaacgataacttggttatcaaagcgcgcacgcgcgtcagacagtgtaattgtgagtgttggtgtagtgtaaacagtgtgtttagtattttttctaCTACTTGTCAACCATTTGGGATTTTATTGgcatatatttttgttctaaaGTGATATCCCCTAAACAACCAGGAAAATGAGTTCCGGCTAATAATTCTTCTAATTATATGTTTTACTGAAGAAATGATTGTTTCCAAAGTAGTTTCCTGAACCTGAAGGCTTCATTTATGTCAGCTATTGACTCTGGGACTAACTATTCCTATTCTTACATATTCTATTTTTCGATTCGTTAGTTAACTTTTCTCAGTGTTTGCCGATTTTGCTCTATTGAAAAgctttattcttcttttcctgAATTATTTTAAGGACGGTTTCTATGTTTTGAATAGTGCTAATGTGTTACAAGAACTGATGATGagttcattttatttaatctgATAAACCAGATTTTAACAGCCATGaaactttttgtaataaaatttctattaaatatttataatccaTAACTATTAGTATTtacagaaattataaataataatttcacaaaatgaatgacAATAAAACACTATAGTTTCCAATATATTATGTCTATTATTACTGCAAAAATAATACAGTTGACATGACACCAcaaatcattattaaaaaataagaaaaaaaaatgttcagtaaaaatttatttttaccgCTACAACATTGATGTATTCTAcatattaaaaaagtaaattcatatttttatcttttcagAACCAAAATTTAAACTAAGAATCCTAAAGTTGAACATCAGCATGGAGTTGATCCCCTACTAATTGAATCTTCTCACCAGGTTTAAATGCTGGCATACCTAAATAAGGGCATGTAGCACAACGGAATGCGTCTCCCAAGTAACAGCTTCCACAAGATGATTTAGGGGTATCTTTCGTAGTAACATCTTTACTAGCTAGCTCTTCAGCTAATCCACAACTGCAATCCTTGCAAGCTTTACGCTTTCCAGTTGTTGCACATACTCTTAAGCTTGTTGGATCTGGCTTTTGCATATCATCTTCATCTAATAAGTCATCAGGATCTATTGTTTCAACATCATCTTCTAGATCATCATCTAGCTTCCATACAGCTGGTTTTTTTGGAAGTTTGATTTGAGCTGATGATCCGGATTTGAAATTTGGTTTACTTGCAGTTATACATTCTTCTAATATTTGAACATTCATAAAGCCTTTTGTGATAAGATATAATTTTGTCTGTTCTTTATCTTCTACTTTTGTGATTATTAATTTTCCATTAGGGGtcaatactttgaaaatatttgaaattaatgtaTCTCCAACTTCTTCACAGCATATGGAAACAGCCGATTCTTCATTTCTTTGTAATATATCTTCTTTAGAAATATCTTGagagttaataaaaatttcacgtatttttttaatagtgtcTGTTTCGTTTGTACCTCTCAGAATCAAAATTTCATCTGTTGATTTAAAGTCTTTTAGCAATTCCattgttacttgaaaattttagtattaaaaTTCTTGTATATAATTTGGAATACGTGACTTTTTAAACATTAAGTTTTTACAAACTTCTTCTTTTCTGGtctttttgtatataattaagCCTGCCAGAAAACGTAAAGATAGTAACTGGCTTTTTTAACAGTAAAAGGCCATAGAATAGAGCGCATGACGTCCAAATCACGTGGCCTCATTGACcacaatatgataatatcattGTGATTAAAAGATATTGATGTGTAAATGGTGCCATGaagatattttgtttgtttaataaaatttctagttataaataaaacaattaacatATAGAGCAATCAACGTAGAGAGTTTTCCGTATTTTTAtccagaaaaaattaaaatgagtgATGATGATCGAGACATCGACGTAGAGAGCGACGTAAGCTACTCAAACTAATATGTAGTGGATCAATATCTATATTTaaccaattttatattttaggaAGGTGATGATTCTGATTCTCGTCAAGCAACAGGCAGACAAAATTCCGGTAATCAGTATTATTCTCAGGTATAcacttattttatttgtttgtaagcTTTCTTTGTTATGATACTGGTTCAAATTTTTTCCTTCCattaaatgtttaatttaatatattacaTATTGAGATATAGTGTAACCAAAGTGTATAGTGTAAATATTGGAAATTCCGAATtgtaataaattggaaaataagtTTCTAccatgttttaaatatttgttaattattgtggtatatttttgttgcttatGTTATtggaatgaaattaaaattatttcgtattCCAAATTAAGGTCTTATGGGGTATGCAAGATATTTTACActaatccaatttttttttaactgtcTGACAGCGACAGGCGCAGATCCCTTAGCATTTGCTACTTTTGCTACGTGAATAATCAGGCACTGGAGATTAGTATTTATATTtagtaattatttgttttatattgcCAGGCAGAGAAGAGAGCACATCATAATGCTTTGGAAAGGAAACGACGTGATCACATAAAAGATAGTTTTAGCAGTTTAAGAGATTCTGTGCCTGCCTTAAATGGCGAAAAAGTGGTAAGTCATTCCAAGATGAGCTGGTGCAAACATTTTAttgattctttttttattaaattttcttcatacaaaaatgtttgattttgtcaaTAAAATGGTTGCACCTTTCACTTTTATAACATTCAGATTATAGAGCAAttggaagttttttttaattttaggcCAGCCGagctcaaattttaaaaaaggctGCAGAGTATATTCTCATAATGAGAAAAAAGAACAGCTCCCATCAACAAGATATTGAAGATCTAAAAAGACAGAATAGCTTATTAGAAGCTCAAAGTAAGTTATTaccacaataataatttatgctctaatttattattgattttttttttcagttcgtACATTAGAAAAGGCTAAATCAACAGGGTCATACAATATAGATGCTGATATCAAAGATGGAATGTACAATGAAACTGAATCAGATACATCAGATAACGAAGGTTCAATGCAACCAAGGAGGCCCAAGAAATTGAAAGTAGGGTCTTATCATTAGCACAGGAaacgtttttatatattaagtaggtagtattaaataaaattaattactacTGTAATTACTGAATCTGTTTCAACTTtattgttagttttttgtactccacgtttcttttttttcttgatttattagaggagaaaaataattttttctccaaGATTGGTAGGTAAATCCTACTTGAAAATGAGTATTATCCTTTGGTAGAATAGCTAAAAGCATATCTAGAGAGAAAAAGGaacatgaattgaaaaaaatggttcaaaaacactgatttgaaaaaaatggaaattcataaaatatttgcaaaattaCTACATTTTCACCAAATGTATGTCATTTTAGTGAAAGTAGTTTAGTAAAATAGCTGTAATAAAGCAAATGAAAACGGTTCCTATTGTATCGAATGATaatcaaaattagttttgataGGTTTAGTAGGTTCAGCTCTGTAGTTTTCCCACACTGTTTCAACAGcccagttttttttcttttcggaATTTCTACGTCCGGAAGTTACGTTGGTAGCTTGagaaaaataactcaaataatGTTTTCCCATACAATCTTTTTGGTAACTTATTTTACTGGCGACTTATTTTctcatgaaataattttttaacatcaGTAGTATGAATCTTCTGCCTGTTATTTTGAGACCTCTTACAATTGAGTTTGTCCTTGAGGACAACAAATTATTTGATACACCAATACTCGCAATTACTCTGTCTAAGTAGTGTAATTGGCATACTTAGAAACAGGAACTACAGAAAATGTTTTTACTATTTGAAAAGACAGCAAAAAGATATGCCCTACCTGTCAACGAACATAACACTAAGTATATGGAAATGGGTAACGAATTTTTGAGTGACAACCAATTGAAAATCACAATAGACCAAAACAAGAAGTACTGGTTCCATAGAGTACAAGAGTTTGAATACATGGGAGTGACAGTAACAAGTAAAAGgaaaggaattaaaaaattcgaCAAGAGATTGGCAAGCggcaataaaataattgaagctCTAGGAAACCTATTAAGGTGCAAAGATATCTCAAGGGAAGCAAAGCTAGAATTTACAGGACAGTTACATAACCTACGGTGTTATATGGCAGTAAATGTTGGGTCATGAATAAGAGAGAAGAAAACAGGCTAAATGCATAGAAGAAAAGAGTGTCGAGAAAAATTTTTGGTGGGAGAGCAGTGGAACAAGATTAAAGGTTTATATGGTCAGTCAGAGAGGACAAAAAGACTACGTTGGTTGGGGCATATAGCCAGAATGGAAGAAGACAGGTGGGGTGAAAAGAGCCTTAACAAGTGGAGAATGtgcaaaaagaagaagagggcGTCCACTAGAAAATTGATAGAAGCATATAAGGAAGACTTACGGAAGTTATAGATAGTGAACTGGCGTAATGCAGCCGTGAACAAAAGGAGTAGAGAAACTTCAAACTATGGGCCTATAAGGCCTGCTATGCtggtttatatatatatatatatatatatatatatatatatatatatatatatatatatatatatatatatatatgtaatggGGAATTCTCCTATAACCAAAGTCAtgttaaattattacaaataatgaaaGTTCAACGAATTTTAGACGACACatattcgatactttttttaaaaagaaatgtcTACCCtgttaaatttgataaaaaagattggacatttaatttttaaagcGTTGTGTTTCTagttcaatttcaatatttggcaACCTCGCATAGGTGTGATACTTGTTCTCAATTCTAATGGGTTGAATAATGTAGGTAGACGTATTATATCTGTAATCTGATTGGTCATTTGATTATTTACTTTGTCTTTCCTTTTCTGTTACTTTTAAAACGATAAAGAAAGCAAGCAAGTcctatattttaataaacatatataaatataacctcaaatttttgtttacatatttGTTGATGAATTTTGTAGTTATCAAAGTGAAAGattgaaaatagtgaaaat
This portion of the Diorhabda sublineata isolate icDioSubl1.1 chromosome X, icDioSubl1.1, whole genome shotgun sequence genome encodes:
- the LOC130451545 gene encoding anamorsin homolog, with translation MELLKDFKSTDEILILRGTNETDTIKKIREIFINSQDISKEDILQRNEESAVSICCEEVGDTLISNIFKVLTPNGKLIITKVEDKEQTKLYLITKGFMNVQILEECITASKPNFKSGSSAQIKLPKKPAVWKLDDDLEDDVETIDPDDLLDEDDMQKPDPTSLRVCATTGKRKACKDCSCGLAEELASKDVTTKDTPKSSCGSCYLGDAFRCATCPYLGMPAFKPGEKIQLVGDQLHADVQL
- the LOC130451546 gene encoding protein max isoform X1; amino-acid sequence: MSDDDRDIDVESDEGDDSDSRQATGRQNSGNQYYSQAEKRAHHNALERKRRDHIKDSFSSLRDSVPALNGEKVASRAQILKKAAEYILIMRKKNSSHQQDIEDLKRQNSLLEAQIRTLEKAKSTGSYNIDADIKDGMYNETESDTSDNEGSMQPRRPKKLKVGSYH
- the LOC130451546 gene encoding protein max isoform X2, which produces MSDDDRDIDVESDEGDDSDSRQATGRQNSGNQYYSQAEKRAHHNALERKRRDHIKDSFSSLRDSVPALNGEKASRAQILKKAAEYILIMRKKNSSHQQDIEDLKRQNSLLEAQIRTLEKAKSTGSYNIDADIKDGMYNETESDTSDNEGSMQPRRPKKLKVGSYH